CGATGTAGGGGATGGCCCCCAGGAGCGGCGCGTCGGTCAGGAGGCGCAGGGAGCGCATGCCGCGCACCGAGCCGTCCATGGCCTCGGCCAGGGCTCCGCAGCCGGCTCCGAAGCCCACCGACATGACGAACCCGACCAGCATGAGCAGCATGCGCTTGGGCTTGGCGGGCACCTCCGGCAGCATGGGCGGCTCGATGAGGGTCAGCTTCTCGCCGGCCCGCTCCTGCTCAAGCTCCTTGGAATCGCGCGCGGCCATGAGCTTCTGCGAGGTCTCCTGGAACTTGAACTGGGCATTCTGATGATCCCGTTCGAGCTTGCGGTACTGCTGCTCCACCCGCGGCGCGTTCTCCAGGCGGCGGGTCAATTCGTCCTGGCGACGGCGCAGGTCGGAAAGCATGGCCTGCTGACTCTGCAGGTCCATGGCCGTGGCCTGCAACTGGCTCTTGAGCGCCATCCAGGCCGGGTTGTCGGCACTTTCGGCCACGGAACTTGCGACCATCCGGCTGGACCCCGCCCCGCTGGCCTCAAGGGCCTCCACACGACGCTTCGCCGCGAGCACGTCGGGATGATTCTCCCCGTATTTGGCGCCAAGATCGGATAGCTTGGCACGCTCCGCCGCCAACTCCTCGGCCAAATCGACGCTGACTCCCGAACCCTCCAGGGCCGCGATCTGCTCGCGCAGCTTGATGACCTCCGGATGCTTGTCCGAATGCGTGGCCGTGAGCGACACGTATCTGGTTTTGAGCGCCCGCAACTCCTCCACCGGAGGCAGCACGCGCCCGCCGTCGGCCGTGACCAGGGTGCGCTGCGGCGTGATCGTGGCCAGCTGCCCTTCCAGAAAGGCCCGGCGTTCAAGGATGCCGCGAATGTTCTCCTGGTGGGCCTGCACGTCGCGCTCGATACGGTCCAGGGTCTGCAGGTTGAGCTGGGTCAGCTCCGGCAGGGAGCCCAGGTGCTCCTCCTTGAACCGGGCGATGAGCTCCTCGGACTGGGCCACCTCGTCGCGCAGGGCCACCAGCTGCTTTTCCAGGAAGGAATAGGCCGTGGACGCCTTCTCCTCGCGGTTCTTGAGGTTCTCCTCCAGAAAGAGGGAAACCAGGGTGTTGGTGGTCTGCAGGACCTTGGCCGGATCCGTGCCCTCGAAGCCCACGGAGAAGGCGATGGTCGCCGTGGACGGCCGCCCC
This sequence is a window from Desulfomicrobium macestii. Protein-coding genes within it:
- a CDS encoding Wzz/FepE/Etk N-terminal domain-containing protein, with product MSQFSEDTELGYLVGVVRRRIWQMVLPAVAFFVVVAVVVALLPAKYQSSATILIEGQEVPQELVRSTVTGFVEERLQTITQVVLNRSNLMSIIERVGLYQEERKTMTSEALVAMMRKNITMEPIQAEVMSNTGRPSTATIAFSVGFEGTDPAKVLQTTNTLVSLFLEENLKNREEKASTAYSFLEKQLVALRDEVAQSEELIARFKEEHLGSLPELTQLNLQTLDRIERDVQAHQENIRGILERRAFLEGQLATITPQRTLVTADGGRVLPPVEELRALKTRYVSLTATHSDKHPEVIKLREQIAALEGSGVSVDLAEELAAERAKLSDLGAKYGENHPDVLAAKRRVEALEASGAGSSRMVASSVAESADNPAWMALKSQLQATAMDLQSQQAMLSDLRRRQDELTRRLENAPRVEQQYRKLERDHQNAQFKFQETSQKLMAARDSKELEQERAGEKLTLIEPPMLPEVPAKPKRMLLMLVGFVMSVGFGAGCGALAEAMDGSVRGMRSLRLLTDAPLLGAIPYIATGAEVVRRKRKIALVMSGLAGAFAVLVLLFHVYVRPLDIIFYQILDRF